One stretch of Synergistetes bacterium HGW-Synergistetes-1 DNA includes these proteins:
- a CDS encoding dihydroxy-acid dehydratase translates to MTYRSKELGLFSGKGSSSRRAIYKGCGYDDVDLSKPLIGIVNTANDAGLGHVHLDKLANRVRSGILQAGGTPFEFGTIATCGAVPIGMPHFRYELVIRDVIASSVEIMTGVQLLDGLVLLASCDSIIPGVLIGGIRADVPCIMLTGGPQEVFKSKGRSIVMSELDQLVFGADYANDEAREKIRYLEDHVCPGPGACSLMGTANTMQILAEGLGMALIGSSTVPAMSAEKERYATQTGRHIVELVKNNIKPKDILTREALLNGVILTMAIAGSTNAVLHLLSIAREVGVKLTLDDFEKLSETIPVISRVIPTGKATVIDLYNAGGVPAVMGEMSDYLNREAITVSGHTVGEICEMRRSSDHSTLTTVKDPVFANGGIAVIKGNISPNGAICRTTTISQKIRVFEGPARVFHSDEEAHSAVVSGRIKKGDVVVIRYEGPRGAPGMREMMMTTDALVGIGMGQDVFVLTDGRFSGFTEGAAIGHISPEAAVGGVIAVVEEGDKIKIDIPARTVNLDVPGATIKERLAKWKLPLKKSRGILSIYAKTALQAHEGAMIDDIVGSEDQVTG, encoded by the coding sequence ATGACATACAGATCTAAAGAACTTGGGTTATTCTCAGGTAAAGGTTCATCATCACGCCGCGCGATATATAAGGGCTGCGGCTATGACGACGTTGATCTCAGCAAGCCTCTTATAGGAATAGTAAATACGGCCAATGACGCAGGACTCGGGCATGTGCATCTCGACAAGCTCGCAAACCGTGTCAGGTCAGGGATTTTACAGGCTGGAGGAACTCCTTTCGAATTCGGAACTATCGCTACTTGCGGCGCAGTACCTATCGGTATGCCCCATTTCAGGTATGAGCTCGTAATAAGAGATGTAATTGCATCTTCAGTTGAAATAATGACCGGTGTACAACTCCTGGACGGACTTGTACTTCTTGCATCATGTGACAGCATAATTCCGGGCGTGCTCATCGGAGGCATCAGGGCTGACGTGCCCTGCATAATGCTGACAGGCGGCCCACAGGAAGTTTTCAAAAGTAAAGGACGCAGCATAGTCATGAGCGAGCTTGATCAGCTCGTTTTCGGAGCGGACTATGCTAACGACGAGGCACGCGAGAAGATCCGTTACCTAGAGGACCACGTATGCCCCGGACCCGGTGCATGTTCCCTAATGGGAACTGCAAACACGATGCAGATACTTGCGGAAGGCCTTGGCATGGCACTTATCGGTTCTTCAACAGTCCCCGCAATGTCCGCTGAAAAAGAACGATACGCCACTCAGACAGGAAGACACATCGTCGAACTCGTAAAAAACAACATCAAACCTAAAGACATACTTACAAGGGAAGCACTCCTCAACGGAGTGATACTGACCATGGCGATCGCAGGTTCTACAAATGCAGTTCTCCATCTCCTCAGCATAGCCAGGGAAGTCGGAGTCAAACTTACACTGGATGATTTTGAAAAACTTTCAGAAACGATCCCTGTCATCAGCCGCGTGATACCTACAGGAAAAGCAACTGTCATCGACCTCTACAACGCAGGCGGAGTCCCGGCTGTAATGGGTGAGATGAGTGATTACCTAAACAGAGAGGCTATTACAGTTTCAGGGCATACTGTCGGAGAAATATGTGAAATGAGGAGATCATCTGACCATTCCACTCTTACAACAGTTAAAGATCCCGTTTTCGCAAACGGTGGAATAGCCGTTATCAAAGGCAACATCTCTCCAAACGGCGCTATATGCAGAACTACCACTATCTCTCAGAAGATCAGGGTCTTTGAAGGACCGGCCAGGGTCTTCCATTCGGATGAGGAAGCTCATTCTGCGGTCGTTTCAGGCAGGATCAAAAAGGGAGATGTCGTCGTGATCAGGTATGAGGGCCCAAGGGGAGCTCCAGGCATGAGAGAGATGATGATGACTACAGACGCACTTGTCGGTATTGGAATGGGGCAGGACGTTTTCGTTCTCACAGACGGACGTTTCTCAGGATTCACAGAGGGCGCGGCAATAGGCCACATCTCGCCTGAAGCTGCCGTAGGTGGCGTGATCGCAGTAGTTGAAGAGGGAGACAAGATCAAGATTGATATCCCTGCTCGTACTGTCAATCTTGATGTTCCTGGAGCGACAATAAAAGAGCGCCTTGCAAAATGGAAACTGCCTCTTAAAAAATCACGGGGAATACTTAGCATATACGCAAAAACAGCATTACAGGCACATGAAGGAGCTATGATAGATGACATAGTCGGATCGGAAGATCAGGTGACAGGATAA
- a CDS encoding histidine kinase, with protein sequence MKYINVAKANCKNCYKCLKVCPVKSIKYSENHVEVIEDACILCGRCIRNCPQKAKSLINDITIVKELLEDKTIKKVAALAPSYVSSFGSENRLKLAAALLKLGFDGVEETAVGAHVVTLEYARILEEGIMDNMITTCCPSTVFLVQKYFPNLTKQLAPVLSPMETHGQMIFKEWGEDVSVVFFGPCISKIEEARISLPHYIDHVVTFKQLAAWLSEKDILLSDLEDGYFGNVPTASSIYPVYGGIIDDVKSNLSPGSLAEEKYTFISVQGTKDLTELLQEMDNGKIHNCFIEASTCYGSCINGPEKPDSDYQPISLSLEMRRYIKKMEKEKQPPIDGIVFNREIEPDALHQDIPDEKTIRNILAQIGKNTPEQELNCGSCGYRTCREKAIAVYQKKAELNMCMPYMTQISETLSNVTLSVSPDYIIAIDNKLMILECNLAAQRLFNLTRNDIVGSRIDEFLDPVDFAVAIGNKESQPLCKVHYDRQGIIVNQAIVYIPEQDIAVAFLKDITSEEREDELLNKMKLDTMDMAQTVIDKQMTVAQEIASLLGETTAETKVTLTKLKDLIIYEGKENNGKTMH encoded by the coding sequence ATGAAGTATATCAATGTTGCAAAAGCTAACTGTAAAAATTGCTATAAATGTCTCAAGGTTTGCCCGGTCAAGTCTATCAAATATAGTGAAAATCACGTGGAAGTGATTGAAGATGCCTGTATTTTATGCGGCAGATGCATACGTAATTGTCCTCAAAAGGCGAAATCTCTTATTAACGATATTACTATTGTAAAAGAGTTGCTGGAAGATAAAACCATAAAAAAAGTTGCCGCACTTGCCCCCTCGTATGTATCATCGTTTGGTTCAGAAAATAGATTAAAACTTGCAGCTGCACTGCTAAAGCTTGGCTTTGACGGTGTTGAAGAAACTGCTGTTGGTGCACATGTTGTTACACTGGAATATGCACGTATTCTTGAAGAAGGCATAATGGATAACATGATAACCACTTGCTGTCCTTCGACAGTTTTTTTGGTTCAAAAATATTTTCCTAATCTGACAAAACAGCTCGCTCCAGTCCTTTCTCCTATGGAAACACACGGACAGATGATATTTAAGGAGTGGGGGGAAGATGTATCTGTAGTGTTCTTTGGACCATGTATATCAAAAATTGAAGAAGCAAGAATTTCATTGCCCCACTATATAGACCATGTTGTTACATTTAAACAACTTGCTGCATGGCTAAGCGAAAAGGACATTTTACTTTCCGACCTTGAAGACGGCTATTTCGGAAATGTTCCGACAGCATCCTCAATATATCCTGTTTATGGGGGGATTATTGACGATGTGAAATCGAACCTTAGCCCAGGTTCATTGGCGGAAGAAAAATACACTTTTATTAGTGTACAGGGGACAAAAGATCTTACAGAACTCCTTCAGGAGATGGATAATGGAAAGATACATAACTGTTTTATAGAGGCCAGCACCTGTTACGGAAGCTGTATAAATGGTCCGGAAAAACCCGACTCAGATTACCAGCCGATTAGTCTCAGCTTAGAAATGCGTCGTTATATAAAAAAGATGGAAAAAGAGAAACAGCCTCCAATAGATGGCATCGTTTTTAACAGGGAAATTGAACCGGACGCACTTCATCAGGATATCCCGGATGAGAAGACAATACGTAATATTCTTGCGCAGATAGGTAAAAATACTCCTGAACAAGAATTAAACTGCGGAAGCTGCGGATACCGAACTTGCCGTGAAAAGGCAATTGCCGTATATCAGAAAAAGGCTGAGCTCAATATGTGCATGCCGTATATGACGCAAATTTCCGAAACACTTTCTAATGTTACTCTTTCTGTTAGTCCAGATTATATTATAGCAATAGACAATAAATTAATGATACTTGAATGCAACCTTGCCGCGCAGAGATTGTTTAATCTAACGAGAAACGATATTGTCGGCAGTCGTATAGATGAATTTCTTGATCCGGTAGATTTTGCGGTTGCAATCGGAAACAAAGAATCGCAGCCGCTTTGCAAGGTGCATTATGACAGGCAGGGGATAATTGTAAATCAGGCTATTGTTTATATTCCTGAACAAGATATTGCAGTGGCCTTTCTTAAGGATATTACAAGTGAAGAGCGGGAAGATGAATTGCTCAATAAGATGAAGCTTGATACCATGGATATGGCACAGACTGTTATTGATAAACAAATGACAGTAGCGCAGGAAATAGCAAGTCTTCTCGGAGAAACTACAGCTGAGACAAAGGTAACACTTACTAAGCTTAAAGATTTGATCATATACGAAGGCAAAGAGAATAATGGAAAAACTATGCATTGA